In one Sesamum indicum cultivar Zhongzhi No. 13 linkage group LG12, S_indicum_v1.0, whole genome shotgun sequence genomic region, the following are encoded:
- the LOC105175869 gene encoding lecithin-cholesterol acyltransferase-like 4: protein MAVLLDDIVKSVEHLLKLISKNSKEQSYVDPTLDPVLLVPGIAGSILNAVDNKTGKKERVWVRILAADHEFRDKLWSRFDPATGRSVTLDTDTHIEVPQDRYGLYAIDMLDPDMVIGSDCVYYFHDMIVEFLKWGYQEGTTLFGFGYDFRQSNRYQGTLERLASKLEAVYTASGGRKITIISHSMGGLLVKCFMSLHTDIFEKYVKNWIAIAAPFRGAPGYITSTLLNGASFVEGWEQNFFISKWSMHQLLIECPSIYELMACLDFKWEHIPRLEIWRQKCDGDGNSRIMLESYPPAESIPIFMEALSVNKVTYDGADISLPFNTEILKWANATRKLMSCAEVPGQIKFYNIYGTNYKTPHSVCYGSQDAPVSELQQLPTLVGNYIYVDGDGTVPVESSKADGLRAEARVGVPGDHRGILCDRHVFRILKHWLKADHDPFYNPLNDYVILPTAFDIETIRTKGLEVTSLKEEWEIVGEDQDQDHGEDMVERKPLVGSISVSRVGGDKYLQEEAHATVIVEPQNEGKKRVELNAVSISASA, encoded by the exons ATGGCGGTGTTGTTGGACGACATAGTGAAGTCTGTCGAGCATCTGTTGAAGTTGATCAGCAAGAACAGCAAGGAACAGTCCTACGTCGACCCCACGCTCGACCCAGTTCTCCTCGTGCCTGGCATCGCCGGTTCTATTCTCAATGCAGTCGATAACAAGACAGGTAAAAAGGAGCGGGTCTGGGTGCGGATTCTTGCGGCCGATCACGAGTTTCGGGACAAGCTATGGTCTCGCTTCGATCCTGCCACTG GTAGATCTGTGACCCTAGATACTGATACACATATTGAGGTTCCCCAAGACCGATATGGCTTGTACGCTATCGACATGTTGGATCCTGACATG GTGATTGGTAGTGATTgtgtatattattttcatgacATGATAGTTGAATTTCTCAAATGGGGCTACCAAGAGGGAACAACACTCTTTGGATTTGGATATGATTTCCGCCAAAGCAATCG GTATCAGGGAACACTGGAGCGCCTGGCGTCAAAGCTTGAAGCTGTGTACACTGCATCTGgtggaagaaaaataaccaTAATAAGTCATTCTATGGGTGGTCTTCTGGTTAAATGTTTTATGAGTCTGCATACTGAT ATCTTTGAGAAGTATGTGAAGAATTGGATCGCAATAGCTGCACCTTTTCGAG GTGCACCTGGATATATAACCTCCACACTTTTGAATGGTGCATCATTTGTCGAAGGGTGGGaacagaatttttttatttcaaagtgGAGTATGCACCAACTG CTGATTGAATGCCCTTCAATATACGAACTGATGGCCTGTTTAGATTTTAAATGGGAACACATTCCACGTCTTGAAATCTGGAGACAGAAATGTGATGGTGACGGAAATTCCAGGATAATGCTTGAGTCTTACCCTCCGGCAGAATCTATACCTATCTTTATGGAAGCTCTTTCAGTCAATAAG GTCACTTATGATGGTGCAGATATTTCATTACCATTCAATACAGAGATTTTAAAATGGGCTAATGCGACACGCAAGTTGATGAGCTGTGCTGAGGTCCCCggtcaaattaaattctacAATATTTATGGCACAAATTATAAGACGCCTCACAGTGTTTG TTATGGAAGCCAGGATGCCCCTGTATCCGAGTTGCAACAATTACCTACTCTTGTg GGGAATTACATATATGTGGATGGTGATGGAACTGTTCCAGTGGAATCTTCAAAA GCAGATGGGCTTCGTGCAGAAGCAAGAGTTGGAGTCCCTGGTGACCACCGGGGAATCCTTTGTGATCGTCATGTGTTCAGAATTCTCAAGCATTGGCTGAAGGCTGATCATGATCCTTTCTACAATCCCCTAAATGACTATGTAATTCTACCTACTGCCTTTGACATTGAAACCATCAGAACAAAAGGGTTGGAAGTTACTTCTCTCAAAGAGGAATGGGAAATTGTTGGGGAAGACCAAGATCAAGACCACGGAGAAGATATGGTAGAGAGAAAGCCTTTGGTGGGTTCAATTTCTGTTTCTCGTGTGGGAGGTGATAAATATTTGCAGGAAGAGGCTCATGCAACTGTTATAGTTGAACCTCAAAATGAAGGCAAGAAGCGCGTTGAGCTTAATGCTGTCTCTATCTCAGCAAGTGCATAA